The DNA segment CGTTGTGAACCAGGACAACCTGCCCATTTCCGCCTTGGTGTGGGTGGGCGTTGACTTCGGTTGGAGGGCCGTGTGTGGCCCAGCGCGTGTGTCCAATCCCCAAAGGCCCCGAGGGTTTTTGTTCGGCGATCGCTGTGGCAAGTTGATCGATTCGGCCGACGGCACGCGTTATTTGCACGCCCTTGGGATCGATAACCGCGATTCCAGAACTATCGTAACCGCGGTATTCCAATCGACGTAAACCGTCCAGCAGGAAAGGGACGGAGGTGCCATGTCCAATGTAGCCAACAATTCCACACATTTTTCAGAGCCTTAAAGCAGCATTAATAATCGGTTTGGAAAGCATGGCACTTACATCCGCAGGGGACGATTCACCAGCGTTATCTGGCGTTGGCTTGGGGGCGGGTTGCGATTGCCCCAAACGCCGGTTGTTCATAAATGGAAAATTCAGCCCAGATCGGCTGGTGGTCGCTAACGGCCCAGGCTTGGTCAGGAGTCAACCCCAAGTGTTGCACCAGTTCCAGGACTCCCGCGCTTCCTGTGAACTCGCTGGTGGTCATCCGGTCGACCAGGATATGGTCGTAGATCGCGGTTCCCTTAGTATTGGTCGGGGTCGGTCCGGTAACCGACTGCAGACCGGGAATCTGCCCCAGTTCGTATAGGTGTTGCGGATCGACGTTCAGGTCGCCGACGAGAAAGAAATCGTCTTCCCCTTGTCGCATGTACTCGAACTCTCGGACCGATTTATAGACATCATCCAGCACGTTCAGTTCATTCGCTGGCGTGTCCCCTTTCACCTCGTCAGGGTCGGTGTGAACATTGATCATCGTGAATTTGAAACCGTTGCGTCCCGCGTTGGCGGGGACGATGCACTCAAAGGTCGCAACCATGGGGGAGCGATGCATTAGGTCTTCTGGATCGTTGACGACATAAGTCGCGTTTGGGATCTCTCGGATTCGGGTCGTATCCCAAACGTAAGCGTATTGTTCAAGCTGCGAACTTCGCCCTTGAGCGACTCCGACGCTAGACGCATACCGCGTGTTCCCCTGATTGATTCGCTGGATGAGTTTGTCGACGGGGAAAGAATCTGGCGAGCGAACTTCTTGGATGGCAACGACATCAAACAACTGCATGATGTGCGCTAGCACTCCCATGACATTGGTATCTTCCGATTTCGATTTGCCGAATACTTTGATGTTGAAGCTAGCGATGCGAATTCGGTCGAATGGCTTTTGATTGCCCGACGAAGACGTCGGGGGCTGTTGCGGATTGCCATTTCCTGCCAGAGCCGCGTTGTTGTTCGCGGAGCCATTGGGTTGTGCTTGGTTGGGCTGTGCTTGGTTGTTGGTGTGACCGAAATCGCTGGGTTGTGGAAGACCGTTTACCTGAGCGGGATCGGTTGGCTCGGAAGGACTGTTGGCCAGCGCGTGCCTGAATTCCGTCAGCAACGGTCCTTCGCCATCGGCTCGTTCGCGTGCTATGGCGGCCACTTTGGCCTCCGCAAGCACTTCATTGCCCCGGTCGAACCGCGATAGGTCGATCCCTTTGGTGACTCCAAATCCCAATAGGGATAGCAGCCCCATGATGGCTGAGATGGGGCCGATGAATCGAGTCAGTGGGAGTCGCGTTTTGGTGCGACTTTTAGTCTTCCAGAACACTAGGCGGCCATCCCACGAATCGATTCCAGGGCGATCATGGCAAGGCGAGCCAGCCGAGGGGGCCCTGATTGGGCTGCTTGGCTAAGCGTTTCCGACGCTTCGCGTGCGGCGGGGCCAATTCGTCCCAGTGCGGCAACGGCTTCTTCACGGACGGCCAAGTAGGGGGAATTCTTGACCGCGGCCGTCAGTGCCGGCGTCGCAGCCGAAGCAGCGGGCCCTAAGCGACGCAAGATCCTTGCGGCCCAGTAGGCCGATTCGCCATCCGCTTGAGCCGCAGACGGTTCTAAAAATTGAATCAATGCGGGAACCGCACCGGGATCCGGGGCTCCCGCTGTTTCTAACGCTTCCGCTGCCCACATTCGGGTTGAATCGTCACGGTCACCGGCCGCTCGCACCAACGCCAGGATCGCCGGCTTGACCGACTGTTTGGCATTTGCAAGTTGTTTTGCCGCCTCTGCCCGCTGCTCAGGGGCGCGTGAAAGTGCGATGATCCATTCGCTCAGAGTTCCATCCATGACTCGATTTCACCATCCTTAGACAATTTCTCGCCGGGGCCTTAGAATTACCCAACGGCAGCCGTTTTGGTTGTTGGGGATCCTCCCCATAGTTTGTCCATACCTAAAAGGGAAATCGCGTGCAACAGCAACCAGATTTTGCAATGATTCCCGGTCGGGACGAAATCGAGAAATTGGAAAGAGACATTCGCTTTTTCCCCACATCGGTTGCCGCACCACAATCCCTTACCGCCGCCGAGATCGCTCGCTGGAATGAAACGGGGTATCTCGCTCCACTCACCGCGTATGATGGTTCCCAAGCCGAGGATCTGCGGGAGTATTTCGACCGCTTATTGAATCAAACTCTCGCTGCTGGAAACGATAGTTATTCGATCAGCAGCGCCCATCTGAAACACGCCCGGGTCTGGGATCTGCTGAACCACCCCGCGATCGTGGCTCCGGTTTGTGACTTGCTAGGCCCCAACGTGATCGGCTGGGGAGCTCACTTTTTTTGCAAAATGCCGGGCGATGGAAAACGGGTCGACTGGCATCAAGATTGTAGCTATTGGCCCCTGACGCCCACGAAAACGGTTACCGTCTGGTTGGCCATTGATGACGCGGACGCGGAAAACGGATGTATGGAAGTTTTTGCAGGTTCCCATCGGTTTGGTTTGATCGACTTCGAAGCAAGTGATGCCAGTTCGGGAAACGTGCTGAACCAAACGGTTTCGCAGCCAGAAAAGTACGGACAACTAGAATCCGAGCCGCTTCAAGCCGGGCAATTTTCGCTCCATAGCGATCTGCTACTGCACGGTTCGCCCGCGAATCAGTCGGGCCGCCGCCGCTGTGGTTTGACGCTGCGATACTGCCCTGCCGATGTCACTGCGTCGCTGGACTGGAATCGAAAAGGAGTCATCGTTGCCGGTGAAGCCGACCCCGAAAAATGGCCAAACGCGCCCCGTCCCCAAGCGGACTAAAGTCGTTTTAAATATAGCTCCCTCATGCCCGGCGGAACCCTGCTCCGCCAATGCTCCCAAGGATTGAATCGCAACTCCAATGAAGCTTGCTGAATTTTACCGCAACGGACACCGCGGCCTGTCGTTTGAATTGTTTCCGCCCAAAACAGAGAGCGGTCGACAGGCGTTGTATGAGCACGTTGATCGATTGATGGCTTTTCAGCCCGATTACTTTACTTGTACTTACGGTGCTGGCGGTTCCACTCAAGGAACGACCTTGGAGGTTCTGTCGGAAGTCCGACGCAGGACTCAACTGCCCGTCGCGTCCCACTTAACCTGTGTTGGAGCGACCTGCGATGAAATCCGCGAATACCTAAAAGAAGCCGAGTCCAGGGAAACCGATTTCATCGTGGCCCTGCGTGGAGACCCGCCCAAGGGAGAAACCACCTTCCAAGCCGTTGACGGTGGGCTGCAGTATGCCAACGAATTGGTCGAATTGATTCGGGCCGAGAAAAAGCCGTTCGGAATCGCGGTCGCCGGATACCCGGAAGTTCATCAAGAAGCGGTGGACGCCGCGAGCGATTTGGCGAACCTAAGACGCAAAGTCGATGCAGGGGCTGACATCGTGGTGACGCAGTTGTTTTACGACAATGCGGATTTCTACCGCTTCCGTGACGCCTGTGACCTTGCCGGAATTCGGGTGCCAATCGTTCCAGGGTTGCTGCCAATTACCAACCTGCAGCAGGCTTTGCGGATCACTTCGATGTGTAAAGCAAAGCTTCCGCCCGCGTTGGTCGCACGCTTGGAGGAAAAGCCCGAGGACGCCGATTGGCAGTTTGAAATTGGCGTTGAACATGCCCGTCAGCAATTTTTAGATCTGATGGATAACGACGCTGCAGGGATGCATCTCTATGTGCTGAATAAGAGCCAAGCAGCGGAAAAAATGCTGGAAGGCTATACCCGCTAGCCAACCGGCTCAGAGGCTCGATAATCCTTCCTGAGGCAGATACCCAATTTTACTTTTCATTCGATACCTACAAACCACGCACTGAACCACGATGGCGAAACAAACGATTGATCAAACCGATGTTGCTGGCAAAACGGTCCTGATGCGAGTCGACTTTAACGTCCCTCTGAACGATGCGGGCAAGATCACCGACGACCGCCGGATTCAATCGGCAATGTCTAGTATTCAGTCGGTTATCTCCCGTGGCGGCAAGTTGATCTTGATCAGCCACCTCGGTCGTCCCAAGGGAGACGGTGGGGATGCAAAGTACTCGCTCGCCCCAACCGCAGAACGACTAAGTGAAATGCTGGGCCAACCGGTTGCTTTTGCTACCGACACCGTCGGTGACGACGCCAAGGCCAAAGTGGCCGCCCTGGAAGCCGGCGGAGTCGTGATCCTCGAAAACCTGCGATTCAATCCCGGTGAAAAAGCGGGCGATGCAGAATTCGCAAGCAAACTAGCAGCGATGGCCGACATCTACTGCAACAACGCCTTCGGAACCTGTCACCGCAAAGACGCTTCGATGTTTGCGGTTCCGCAGGCCATGGAAGGGAAACCGAAAGTCGTTGGCCATCTAGTGGCAACCGAAATCGAATACCTCACCAATGCGATTTCTGCGCCGCAGCGTCCCTTTGTCGCCATCCTTGGTGGTGCCAAAGTGAGTGACAAAATCAAAGTGATTAAGAACCTGCTTGATATCTGCGATACCATTTTGATCGGTGGAGCGATGGCCTACACGTTCTCGTTGGCCAAGGGGGGCAAAGTTGGGAAGAGTTTGGTGGAACCCGATTATGTGGACCTTGCCAAAGAACTGATCGCTGCAGGCGGCGACAAATTGCAACTTCCTATCGACACTCATTGCGGCGACGATTTCTCCGGCAGTTGTAACAAACAGGTCGTTGCAGCAGGGGAAATTCCTGAAGGTTGGGAAGGTCTGGATATCGGTCCTGAAACCGCCAAGAAGTATGCGGACATCATTGCGTCGGCGAAAACGGTTGTTTGGAATGGACCGATGGGCGTCTTTGAAATGAGCCCCTTCGACGAAGGAACAAAAATCGTTGCCCAGGCCGTCGCAGATAGCGATTCGATCAGCATCATCGGTGGTGGCGACAGTGCTGCAGCCGTCGATCAACTTGGGTTCGCAGACAAGGTCAGCCATGTAAGCACCGGCGGTGGAGCAAGTCTGGCAATGCTAGAAGGTCAGCGTTTCGCTGCCGTTGATATTTTGGACGAAGCCTAGTCCAGGTTTGAAGGTTTCTGCCGTCTGCAGTCTGCATGACTGCGGCTTCGGGGGGCGGAATTTATCGATGACGTGTTTGTCAATTTCTTGACGGACCTGTTTCGCTTCCCTCGAGTGGTGTAACCACTGGCAGTTCCATTTACCCATCCCGACATTCGCAGCCGGCCCCTAATCCCTTGGCGATTTTGGGGCCGACAGAGAACCGCGTTTCGATCGGGCAGCAGGCGAACTGCCCATTGCGATCCCCGGGGCAAGTCCGGGGATGGAACTCTTGCCGAAGCTAGCCGCCAACCGCGGCTGATACAAAAAACGATCCGTACTTACCGCTGCACGTTGGATCGTTGTCTTGCCAGGTTGCCTCGAGGGCGAGCTGCATAGACCCGTGAATCATCGATGATGTAACTGGTGCTCCAGCGTTGCCCGTCGTCTGCGCTACAGACGTTGAAGAAGAAGGTTCGGAAACGTTCTGCTCGGTAGCCGTATGGGAACTGACTGGTGATGTAGTCGTCTTCGGTTAGGTCTTCGACGCCTGGTTTTGCATAGTAGTGAACCATCCCGTCTGGCGTGACAGACATTCCAAGCGTCCACCAGCCGGTGGTCGTTACTTGGGGACCGCGGATGTCTCCACCGCGACTGTTGCTACGGATGCGCCAAAAAGCGTAGTCATGTTCTTTTTTTGAATTCGATTTGCTTTCGAATTCGATGAACATGCCGGGCCAGTAAATTTCGTCACCCATCTCTTCGCGCTTCAGGCCAAAAATCATTTCCTTTTCGACCATTGCAGTGGTCCCGAGGGCCAAGCGGAAACCGAATTGGGGGCCGGTTCGATTTTCCCATTCCGCGACGGGCGGCAAGAAGACTCGGGTTACCACGCTGGGGACTTCGGAAATATCGATCGTTCGTTTTAGACGATATTGCACGTTGGCAACAAAGTCGTCCTGATGCATGGTGTTGCTGGGGCGGCCGGGAATTCCCGTGAACTTCGAACGCAGCATCATCCCATGGGTACTGCCAGGCAATCCACCTTCAGGAATCGGGACGCGTTTAACGATGTCGGGATGACCCCGTTTAACCCCTTCGTACCAACGACCATTCGTCGTTTTGCCTGTGGGGCCGCGTTGGTTCTCGTCAATGTCTTCGGAGCTTTTGGGGTCACGCGGGACGTAATCCCAGTTGGGGTCTTCGAAATCGTCCCCAACTTCCGTTAGCAGGACTCCTGTTCCGGGGACGACTGGCCGCTGAGCGGAAACATCTTTCCCAGAAACGGACAGAAGCATGATTGCTAGCGTCGTACCTGCAAATTTTAAATACCACTTCATCGCTGCGTGACCCCCGAGATTGGACCTTGCTACCGCCTTTTATGACGTACTAGCACGAGTAATCGGCATAATCGACCGAAAGACTTCAACCCAATCAGTCGCAATGAAAAAAGTGCTTTCCTTTTTCTTGCAAAATGCGAAAGATAGGCTAACGGCTTCGGAATGGATGGCCGATACATAACCGATGCAGGGAGGACTTCTCCATGAATGCTCGAAAGATTGCGAGTCGATTCATGAGCTAGATGAACGGGAAGTCCAAGCAGTGCAGGCCAGGGAGATGGCCATTTTAATGATCACTCCCTAATAGGTTAACTGCTATGTCCATTGACATGATTCACATCGCACTTGGTGTTGCGTTTGTTGGAATCTGGATCTTGGTTGGTCAAATTTTAGTCGCGGACCA comes from the Roseimaritima multifibrata genome and includes:
- a CDS encoding endonuclease/exonuclease/phosphatase family protein, whose product is MFWKTKSRTKTRLPLTRFIGPISAIMGLLSLLGFGVTKGIDLSRFDRGNEVLAEAKVAAIARERADGEGPLLTEFRHALANSPSEPTDPAQVNGLPQPSDFGHTNNQAQPNQAQPNGSANNNAALAGNGNPQQPPTSSSGNQKPFDRIRIASFNIKVFGKSKSEDTNVMGVLAHIMQLFDVVAIQEVRSPDSFPVDKLIQRINQGNTRYASSVGVAQGRSSQLEQYAYVWDTTRIREIPNATYVVNDPEDLMHRSPMVATFECIVPANAGRNGFKFTMINVHTDPDEVKGDTPANELNVLDDVYKSVREFEYMRQGEDDFFLVGDLNVDPQHLYELGQIPGLQSVTGPTPTNTKGTAIYDHILVDRMTTSEFTGSAGVLELVQHLGLTPDQAWAVSDHQPIWAEFSIYEQPAFGAIATRPQANAR
- a CDS encoding HEAT repeat domain-containing protein; translation: MDGTLSEWIIALSRAPEQRAEAAKQLANAKQSVKPAILALVRAAGDRDDSTRMWAAEALETAGAPDPGAVPALIQFLEPSAAQADGESAYWAARILRRLGPAASAATPALTAAVKNSPYLAVREEAVAALGRIGPAAREASETLSQAAQSGPPRLARLAMIALESIRGMAA
- a CDS encoding phytanoyl-CoA dioxygenase family protein → MQQQPDFAMIPGRDEIEKLERDIRFFPTSVAAPQSLTAAEIARWNETGYLAPLTAYDGSQAEDLREYFDRLLNQTLAAGNDSYSISSAHLKHARVWDLLNHPAIVAPVCDLLGPNVIGWGAHFFCKMPGDGKRVDWHQDCSYWPLTPTKTVTVWLAIDDADAENGCMEVFAGSHRFGLIDFEASDASSGNVLNQTVSQPEKYGQLESEPLQAGQFSLHSDLLLHGSPANQSGRRRCGLTLRYCPADVTASLDWNRKGVIVAGEADPEKWPNAPRPQAD
- the metF gene encoding methylenetetrahydrofolate reductase [NAD(P)H], coding for MKLAEFYRNGHRGLSFELFPPKTESGRQALYEHVDRLMAFQPDYFTCTYGAGGSTQGTTLEVLSEVRRRTQLPVASHLTCVGATCDEIREYLKEAESRETDFIVALRGDPPKGETTFQAVDGGLQYANELVELIRAEKKPFGIAVAGYPEVHQEAVDAASDLANLRRKVDAGADIVVTQLFYDNADFYRFRDACDLAGIRVPIVPGLLPITNLQQALRITSMCKAKLPPALVARLEEKPEDADWQFEIGVEHARQQFLDLMDNDAAGMHLYVLNKSQAAEKMLEGYTR
- a CDS encoding phosphoglycerate kinase yields the protein MAKQTIDQTDVAGKTVLMRVDFNVPLNDAGKITDDRRIQSAMSSIQSVISRGGKLILISHLGRPKGDGGDAKYSLAPTAERLSEMLGQPVAFATDTVGDDAKAKVAALEAGGVVILENLRFNPGEKAGDAEFASKLAAMADIYCNNAFGTCHRKDASMFAVPQAMEGKPKVVGHLVATEIEYLTNAISAPQRPFVAILGGAKVSDKIKVIKNLLDICDTILIGGAMAYTFSLAKGGKVGKSLVEPDYVDLAKELIAAGGDKLQLPIDTHCGDDFSGSCNKQVVAAGEIPEGWEGLDIGPETAKKYADIIASAKTVVWNGPMGVFEMSPFDEGTKIVAQAVADSDSISIIGGGDSAAAVDQLGFADKVSHVSTGGGASLAMLEGQRFAAVDILDEA